The following proteins are co-located in the Gossypium hirsutum isolate 1008001.06 chromosome A02, Gossypium_hirsutum_v2.1, whole genome shotgun sequence genome:
- the LOC107925008 gene encoding probable cinnamyl alcohol dehydrogenase 9 isoform X1: protein MAKSAEEENQQEAFGWAATDNSGILSPFNFSRRENGDDDVTLKILYCGVCHSDLHTLRNEWGFTFYPVVPGHEISGVVTKVGKNVTKFNIGDRVGVGVLVGSCKTCECCEQDLENYCPRIIFTYNSYNPDGTKNYGGYSDMIVVDQRYVLRFPDNLPLDAGAPLLCAGITVYSPMKYYGMTEAGKHLGVAGLGGLGHVAVKIGKAFGLKVTVISSSPQKESEAINRLGADSFLVSNDPAKMKVHKKSAIGTMDYIIDTVSAVHPLLPLLSLLKVNGKLVTVGLPNKPLELPVFPLVMGRKLIGGSDVGGMKETQEMLDFCAKHNITADIELIRIEEINTAMERLAKSDVRYRFVIDVANSLSQ from the exons atggcaaAATCAGCGGAGGAAGAGAACCAACAAGAAGCTTTTGGTTGGGCTGCTACTGATAATTCTGGAATCCTCTCCCCTTTCAATTTTTCCAGAAG GGAAAATGGTGATGATGATGTCACTTTAAAAATTCTTTACTGTGGAGTGTGCCATTCAGACCTACATACTTTGAGAAATGAATGGGGTTTCACCTTTTACCCTGTTGTTCCTGG GCATGAAATTTCAGGTGTTGTGACCAAAGTGGGGAAGAATGTGACAAAATTCAATATTGGCGACCGGGTTGGGGTTGGGGTTTTGGTTGGTTCCTGCAAGACATGTGAATGCTGCGAGCAGGACCTGGAGAACTACTGCCCTCGTATAATATTTACCTACAACTCTTACAATCCAGATGGGACAAAAAATTATGGTGGTTATTCGGATATGATTGTGGTTGACCAGCGCTATGTGCTACGGTTTCCTGATAACTTGCCACTGGATGCGGGTGCACCATTGTTATGTGCAGGGATCACAGTGTACAGCCCTATGAAGTATTATGGAATGACCGAGGCAGGCAAGCATCTAGGTGTTGCTGGACTTGGTGGGCTTGGTCATGTTGCTGTGAAGATCGGTAAGGCCTTTGGATTGAAAGTCACTGTCATTAGTAGCTCCCCACAGAAGGAGTCTGAAGCAATCAATAGACTTGGTGCTGACTCATTCCTTGTTTCTAACGATCCGGCAAAAATGAAGGTACACAAGAAG TCAGCTATTGGTACCATGGACTATATCATTGACACAGTGTCTGCGGTCCATCCCCTACTTCCACTGCTTAGTCTGCTGAAGGTGAATGGAAAATTGGTCACTGTGGGATTGCCTAATAAGCCACTCGAATTGCCTGTTTTTCCTTTAGTCATGG GACGGAAGCTTATTGGAGGAAGTGATGTTGGAGGGATGAAAGAAACTCAGGAGATGCTAGACTTCTGTGCTAAGCACAATATCACTGCAGATATCGAGCTGATTCGGATAGAGGAAATCAATACGGCCATGGAAAGGCTTGCTAAATCTGATGTCAGATACCGTTTTGTGATCGATGTGGCAAATTCCTTGTCACAGTAG
- the LOC107925008 gene encoding probable cinnamyl alcohol dehydrogenase 9 isoform X2 produces MAKSAEEENQQEAFGWAATDNSGILSPFNFSRRENGDDDVTLKILYCGVCHSDLHTLRNEWGFTFYPVVPGHEISGVVTKVGKNVTKFNIGDRVGVGVLVGSCKTCECCEQDLENYCPRIIFTYNSYNPDGTKNYGGYSDMIVVDQRYVLRFPDNLPLDAGAPLLCAGITVYSPMKYYGMTEAGKHLGVAGLGGLGHVAVKIGKAFGLKVTVISSSPQKESEAINRLGADSFLVSNDPAKMKSAIGTMDYIIDTVSAVHPLLPLLSLLKVNGKLVTVGLPNKPLELPVFPLVMGRKLIGGSDVGGMKETQEMLDFCAKHNITADIELIRIEEINTAMERLAKSDVRYRFVIDVANSLSQ; encoded by the exons atggcaaAATCAGCGGAGGAAGAGAACCAACAAGAAGCTTTTGGTTGGGCTGCTACTGATAATTCTGGAATCCTCTCCCCTTTCAATTTTTCCAGAAG GGAAAATGGTGATGATGATGTCACTTTAAAAATTCTTTACTGTGGAGTGTGCCATTCAGACCTACATACTTTGAGAAATGAATGGGGTTTCACCTTTTACCCTGTTGTTCCTGG GCATGAAATTTCAGGTGTTGTGACCAAAGTGGGGAAGAATGTGACAAAATTCAATATTGGCGACCGGGTTGGGGTTGGGGTTTTGGTTGGTTCCTGCAAGACATGTGAATGCTGCGAGCAGGACCTGGAGAACTACTGCCCTCGTATAATATTTACCTACAACTCTTACAATCCAGATGGGACAAAAAATTATGGTGGTTATTCGGATATGATTGTGGTTGACCAGCGCTATGTGCTACGGTTTCCTGATAACTTGCCACTGGATGCGGGTGCACCATTGTTATGTGCAGGGATCACAGTGTACAGCCCTATGAAGTATTATGGAATGACCGAGGCAGGCAAGCATCTAGGTGTTGCTGGACTTGGTGGGCTTGGTCATGTTGCTGTGAAGATCGGTAAGGCCTTTGGATTGAAAGTCACTGTCATTAGTAGCTCCCCACAGAAGGAGTCTGAAGCAATCAATAGACTTGGTGCTGACTCATTCCTTGTTTCTAACGATCCGGCAAAAATGAAG TCAGCTATTGGTACCATGGACTATATCATTGACACAGTGTCTGCGGTCCATCCCCTACTTCCACTGCTTAGTCTGCTGAAGGTGAATGGAAAATTGGTCACTGTGGGATTGCCTAATAAGCCACTCGAATTGCCTGTTTTTCCTTTAGTCATGG GACGGAAGCTTATTGGAGGAAGTGATGTTGGAGGGATGAAAGAAACTCAGGAGATGCTAGACTTCTGTGCTAAGCACAATATCACTGCAGATATCGAGCTGATTCGGATAGAGGAAATCAATACGGCCATGGAAAGGCTTGCTAAATCTGATGTCAGATACCGTTTTGTGATCGATGTGGCAAATTCCTTGTCACAGTAG